From one Drosophila subpulchrella strain 33 F10 #4 breed RU33 chromosome 3L, RU_Dsub_v1.1 Primary Assembly, whole genome shotgun sequence genomic stretch:
- the LOC119553698 gene encoding probable E3 ubiquitin-protein ligase HERC4 isoform X2, whose amino-acid sequence MAAGRELYCWGSTSHGQLGLGGIEDEQILTPSQIPWSPDSAVMQVACGHRHTLFLTASGKVYACGSNDHSQLGHELPTKRPRMSPFLLIPELQDYVVIQIACGSRHSLALSDWGQVLSWGDNDCGQLGHATDQDIVQLPKVVRQLVSKTVVQIACGNNHSLALTSCGELYSWGSNIYGQLGVKSPNELTHCNHPVQLTTLLGIPLAAIACGGNHSFLISKSSAVFGWGRNNCGQLGLNDETNRAYPTQLKTLRTLGVRFVACGDEFSVFLTNEGGVFTCGAGAYGQLGHGFSSNEMLPRMVMELMGSTITQVACGNRHTMALVPSRGRVYAFGLGSSGQLGTRSTKSLMLPQVVIGPWVSPSGSALLQSNDAKVAVVIHQIFSGGDQSIVTTTLFMDKMPPEDFRNYKPKSQILTLTAEVTKQCAHFKQSDQSDMDLLSSIELIFKSQACLNGSFLLDHDRHFGCSARNHGLDLEEAQLAFDNLRVVENESIKQVIWDNITKELVGSLVGSPADVESMRLYLLLPLYHEFVNSKHYKSLQVPFANAIFKLTENPRKVLIKWLAQTPAEYFEHLVQNFLHVVVHIISFKMGLAVVCPSAERRQRLLPYNTELEVILKLMQTLCVINNLREDRLNYQTFYWPDLADYADVQQEYVKWIMADTASEFNICNFSFLFDPSAKTALLQADQALQMHSAMANAATHAFTLFHYGMPVSQFIVLNVTRENLVQDSLRELQRYTQTDLKKPLKIKFQGEEAEDAGGVRKEFFMLLLKDLLDPKYGMFKEFEESRLLWFADLTFETENMYFLIGVLCGLAIYNFTIINLPFPLALYKKLLGKPVDLSDLRQLSPPEANSMQSLLDYQGEDFKEVFDLTFEISRDVFGEAETKCLKPGGNEIAVTLENRKEFVDLYVDFVFNKSVALHYTAFHKGFMKVCSGRVIQIFQPEELMAVVVGNEDYDWQALQDNCEYREGYTSGDDTIKWFWEVIHDLSEAEKKSFLLYLTGSDRIPIQGMKALKLTIQPTPDERFLPVAHTCFNLLDLPRYKTKERLKYKLLQAIQQTQGFSLV is encoded by the exons ATGGCAGCCGGCAGGGAACTCTACTGCTGGGGGAGCACCTCCCACGGACAATTGGGACTCGGCGGGATAGAGGATGAGCAG ATCCTCACGCCCAGCCAGATCCCCTGGTCACCGGACTCGGCCGTAATGCAGGTGGCCTGTGGCCATCGGCACACCCTCTTCCTGACCGCCAGTGGAAAGGTCTACGCCTGCGGGAGCAACGACCACTCCCAATTGGGACACGAACTGCCCACCAAAAGGCCACGTATGTCGCCATTTC TGCTCATCCCCGAACTGCAGGACTATGTCGTTATCCAGATCGCCTGCGgcagccgccattcgctggcCCTTTCCGATTGGGGCCAGGTGTTGAGCTGGGGCGACAACGACTGCGGTCAGCTCGGCCACGCCACCGACCAGGACATCGTCCAGCTGCCCAAGGTGGTGCGCCAACTAGTCTCCAAGACGGTGGTGCAGATCGCCTGCGGCAACAATCATAGCCTTGCGCTGACCAGTT GTGGCGAGTTGTATTCCTGGGGCTCCAATATCTACGGCCAGCTAGGCGTGAAGTCGCCCAACGAGCTGACGCACTGCAACCATCCCGTCCAGCTGACCACTCTGCTGGGAATTCCTCTGGCCGCGATTGCCTGTGGCGGCAATCACTCGTTCCTCATCTCCAAGTCCAGTGCGGTGTTCGGCTGGGGCAGAAACAACTGCGGGCAACTGGGACTGAATGACGAGACGAACCGCGCCTATCCCACCCAGCTGAAAACGCTGCGCACCCTGGGCGTTCGGTTTGTGGCCTGCGGCGATGAGTTTTCCGTTTTCCTGACCAACGAGGGAGGAGTGTTCACCTGTGGAGCGGGCGCGTATGGCCAGTTGGGCCATGGCTTCAGCTCGAACGAGATGTTGCCGCGAATGGTAATGGAGCTAATGGGCAGCACCATCACTCAGGTGGCCTGTGGCAATCGGCACACCATGGCACTGGTTCCATCGCGTGGCAGAGTCTATGCCTTTGGCTTAGGAAGCTCCGGGCAGCTGGGTACAAGGAGTACCAAGAGCCTGATGCTGCCACAGGTGGTCATCGGTCCCTGGGTGTCGCCTAGTGGTTCGGCCCTGCTGCAGTCCAACGATGCAAAGGTCGCCGTGGTCATCCATCAGATTTTCTCAGGCGGGGACCAGTCAATTGTGACCACAACTCTTTTTATGGACAAGATGCCGCCAGAGGATTTCAGAAACTACAA ACCCAAATCGCAGATCCTGACCCTGACGGCAGAGGTCACAAAGCAATGCGCCCATTTTAAGCAGAGTGATCAGAGCGATATGGATCTGCTGAGCTCCATTGAGCTGATCTTCAAGAGTCAGGCGTGTTTGAATGGTTCTTTCCTCTTGGATCACGACAGACACTTTGGCTGCTCTGCTCGGAACCATGGATTGGATCTCGAGGAGGCTCAACTGGCATTTGACAATCTGCGCGTGGTGGAGAATGAAAGCATTAAGCAGGTG ATCTGGGACAATATAACTAAGGAGCTAGTTGGTTCGCTGGTTGGCTCGCCGGCAGATGTGGAGAGCATGCGTTTATATCTCCTGCTACCTCTCTATCATGAGTTCGTGAACTCCAAGCACTACAAGTCACTGCAGGTTCCGTTCGCCAATGCCATATTCAAGCTAACGGAGAATCCGCGCAAGGTGCTGATCAAGTGGCTGGCCCAAACGCCGGCCGAGTACTTTGAGCATCTTGTCCAGAATTTCTTGCACGTGGTTGTGCACATAATTAGCTTCAAAATGGGCTTGGCTGTCGTCTGTCCCAGCGCCGAAAGGCGTCAGAGG CTGCTGCCATACAACACCGAGCTGGAGGTGATCCTGAAACTGATGCAGACGCTCTGCGTGATTAACAACCTGCGCGAAGACCGCCTCAACTACCAAACCTTCTACTGGCCTGATCTGGCTGACTACGCGGACGTGCAGCAGGAGTACGTCAAGTGGATCATGGCCGACACTGCCAGCGAATTCAACATTTGCAACTTTTCATTCCTCTTCGATCCGTCTGCCAAGACGGCGCTGCTCCAGGCGGATCAGGCGCTGCAGATGCACTCTGCCATGGCCAATGCGGCCACTCAT GCTTTCACTTTGTTCCACTACGGCATGCCCGTTTCCCAGTTCATTGTGCTGAACGTGACGCGAGAGAACCTGGTGCAGGATTCCCTTCGGGAGTTGCAGCGCTACACGCAGACTGATCTCAAGAAGCCGCTGAAAATCAAGTTCCAGGGCGAGGAGGCAGAGGACGCCGGCGGCGTTCGCAAGGAGTTCTTTATGCTGCTGCTGAAGGATCTCCTCGATCCCAAGTACGGAATGTTCAAGGAGTTCGAGGAGTCGCGTCTACTTTGGTTTGCAGATCTCACCTTCGAGACGGAGAACATGTACTTCCTAATTGGCGTACTCTGCGGCCTGGCCATCTACAACTTTACGATCATAAACTTGCCATTTCCGCTGGCTCTGTACAAGAAGTTATTGGGCAAGCCGGTGGATCTCAGCGATCTACGGCAGCTCTCGCCGCCGGAGGCCAACTCCATGCAGTCGCTGCTCGACTACCAGGGAGAGGACTTCAAGGAGGTCTTTGATCTGACCTTTGAGATTTCACGCGACGTGTTTGGCGAGGCAGAGACCAAGTGCCTCAAGCCCGGTGGCAATGAGATAGCCGTGACGCTGGAAAACAG GAAGGAGTTTGTGGATCTGTATGTGGACTTTGTGTTCAACAAGTCCGTCGCTCTGCACTACACTGCATTTCACAAGGGCTTTATGAAGGTGTGCTCTGGTAGGGTTATTCAGATATTCCAGCCGGAGGAGCTGATGGCCGTGGTGGTAGGAAACGAAGACTACGACTGGCAGGCACTGCAGGATAACTGCGAGTACCGGGAGGGCTACACTTCGGGCGATGATACA ATCAAATGGTTCTGGGAGGTCATTCATGATCTGTCGGAGGCGGAGAAGAAGAGTTTTCTTCTCTATTTGACTGGCAGCGATCGTATACCCATCCAGGGGATGAAGGCCCTTAAA CTCACCATTCAACCCACCCCGGACGAACGATTCCTGCCCGTGGCTCACACCTGCTTCAATCTGCTGGACCTGCCGCGATACAAGACCAAGGAGCGCCTCAAGTACAAACTACTCCAGGCCATCCAGCAAACTCAGGGCTTTAGCCTGGTCTGA
- the LOC119553698 gene encoding probable E3 ubiquitin-protein ligase HERC4 isoform X3: MAAGRELYCWGSTSHGQLGLGGIEDEQILTPSQIPWSPDSAVMQVACGHRHTLFLTASGKVYACGSNDHSQLGHELPTKRPLLIPELQDYVVIQIACGSRHSLALSDWGQVLSWGDNDCGQLGHATDQDIVQLPKVVRQLVSKTVVQIACGNNHSLALTSCGELYSWGSNIYGQLGVKSPNELTHCNHPVQLTTLLGIPLAAIACGGNHSFLISKSSAVFGWGRNNCGQLGLNDETNRAYPTQLKTLRTLGVRFVACGDEFSVFLTNEGGVFTCGAGAYGQLGHGFSSNEMLPRMVMELMGSTITQVACGNRHTMALVPSRGRVYAFGLGSSGQLGTRSTKSLMLPQVVIGPWVSPSGSALLQSNDAKVAVVIHQIFSGGDQSIVTTTLFMDKMPPEDFRNYKPKSQILTLTAEVTKQCAHFKQSDQSDMDLLSSIELIFKSQACLNGSFLLDHDRHFGCSARNHGLDLEEAQLAFDNLRVVENESIKQVIWDNITKELVGSLVGSPADVESMRLYLLLPLYHEFVNSKHYKSLQVPFANAIFKLTENPRKVLIKWLAQTPAEYFEHLVQNFLHVVVHIISFKMGLAVVCPSAERRQRLLPYNTELEVILKLMQTLCVINNLREDRLNYQTFYWPDLADYADVQQEYVKWIMADTASEFNICNFSFLFDPSAKTALLQADQALQMHSAMANAATHAFTLFHYGMPVSQFIVLNVTRENLVQDSLRELQRYTQTDLKKPLKIKFQGEEAEDAGGVRKEFFMLLLKDLLDPKYGMFKEFEESRLLWFADLTFETENMYFLIGVLCGLAIYNFTIINLPFPLALYKKLLGKPVDLSDLRQLSPPEANSMQSLLDYQGEDFKEVFDLTFEISRDVFGEAETKCLKPGGNEIAVTLENRKEFVDLYVDFVFNKSVALHYTAFHKGFMKVCSGRVIQIFQPEELMAVVVGNEDYDWQALQDNCEYREGYTSGDDTIKWFWEVIHDLSEAEKKSFLLYLTGSDRIPIQGMKALKLTIQPTPDERFLPVAHTCFNLLDLPRYKTKERLKYKLLQAIQQTQGFSLV; this comes from the exons ATGGCAGCCGGCAGGGAACTCTACTGCTGGGGGAGCACCTCCCACGGACAATTGGGACTCGGCGGGATAGAGGATGAGCAG ATCCTCACGCCCAGCCAGATCCCCTGGTCACCGGACTCGGCCGTAATGCAGGTGGCCTGTGGCCATCGGCACACCCTCTTCCTGACCGCCAGTGGAAAGGTCTACGCCTGCGGGAGCAACGACCACTCCCAATTGGGACACGAACTGCCCACCAAAAGGCCAC TGCTCATCCCCGAACTGCAGGACTATGTCGTTATCCAGATCGCCTGCGgcagccgccattcgctggcCCTTTCCGATTGGGGCCAGGTGTTGAGCTGGGGCGACAACGACTGCGGTCAGCTCGGCCACGCCACCGACCAGGACATCGTCCAGCTGCCCAAGGTGGTGCGCCAACTAGTCTCCAAGACGGTGGTGCAGATCGCCTGCGGCAACAATCATAGCCTTGCGCTGACCAGTT GTGGCGAGTTGTATTCCTGGGGCTCCAATATCTACGGCCAGCTAGGCGTGAAGTCGCCCAACGAGCTGACGCACTGCAACCATCCCGTCCAGCTGACCACTCTGCTGGGAATTCCTCTGGCCGCGATTGCCTGTGGCGGCAATCACTCGTTCCTCATCTCCAAGTCCAGTGCGGTGTTCGGCTGGGGCAGAAACAACTGCGGGCAACTGGGACTGAATGACGAGACGAACCGCGCCTATCCCACCCAGCTGAAAACGCTGCGCACCCTGGGCGTTCGGTTTGTGGCCTGCGGCGATGAGTTTTCCGTTTTCCTGACCAACGAGGGAGGAGTGTTCACCTGTGGAGCGGGCGCGTATGGCCAGTTGGGCCATGGCTTCAGCTCGAACGAGATGTTGCCGCGAATGGTAATGGAGCTAATGGGCAGCACCATCACTCAGGTGGCCTGTGGCAATCGGCACACCATGGCACTGGTTCCATCGCGTGGCAGAGTCTATGCCTTTGGCTTAGGAAGCTCCGGGCAGCTGGGTACAAGGAGTACCAAGAGCCTGATGCTGCCACAGGTGGTCATCGGTCCCTGGGTGTCGCCTAGTGGTTCGGCCCTGCTGCAGTCCAACGATGCAAAGGTCGCCGTGGTCATCCATCAGATTTTCTCAGGCGGGGACCAGTCAATTGTGACCACAACTCTTTTTATGGACAAGATGCCGCCAGAGGATTTCAGAAACTACAA ACCCAAATCGCAGATCCTGACCCTGACGGCAGAGGTCACAAAGCAATGCGCCCATTTTAAGCAGAGTGATCAGAGCGATATGGATCTGCTGAGCTCCATTGAGCTGATCTTCAAGAGTCAGGCGTGTTTGAATGGTTCTTTCCTCTTGGATCACGACAGACACTTTGGCTGCTCTGCTCGGAACCATGGATTGGATCTCGAGGAGGCTCAACTGGCATTTGACAATCTGCGCGTGGTGGAGAATGAAAGCATTAAGCAGGTG ATCTGGGACAATATAACTAAGGAGCTAGTTGGTTCGCTGGTTGGCTCGCCGGCAGATGTGGAGAGCATGCGTTTATATCTCCTGCTACCTCTCTATCATGAGTTCGTGAACTCCAAGCACTACAAGTCACTGCAGGTTCCGTTCGCCAATGCCATATTCAAGCTAACGGAGAATCCGCGCAAGGTGCTGATCAAGTGGCTGGCCCAAACGCCGGCCGAGTACTTTGAGCATCTTGTCCAGAATTTCTTGCACGTGGTTGTGCACATAATTAGCTTCAAAATGGGCTTGGCTGTCGTCTGTCCCAGCGCCGAAAGGCGTCAGAGG CTGCTGCCATACAACACCGAGCTGGAGGTGATCCTGAAACTGATGCAGACGCTCTGCGTGATTAACAACCTGCGCGAAGACCGCCTCAACTACCAAACCTTCTACTGGCCTGATCTGGCTGACTACGCGGACGTGCAGCAGGAGTACGTCAAGTGGATCATGGCCGACACTGCCAGCGAATTCAACATTTGCAACTTTTCATTCCTCTTCGATCCGTCTGCCAAGACGGCGCTGCTCCAGGCGGATCAGGCGCTGCAGATGCACTCTGCCATGGCCAATGCGGCCACTCAT GCTTTCACTTTGTTCCACTACGGCATGCCCGTTTCCCAGTTCATTGTGCTGAACGTGACGCGAGAGAACCTGGTGCAGGATTCCCTTCGGGAGTTGCAGCGCTACACGCAGACTGATCTCAAGAAGCCGCTGAAAATCAAGTTCCAGGGCGAGGAGGCAGAGGACGCCGGCGGCGTTCGCAAGGAGTTCTTTATGCTGCTGCTGAAGGATCTCCTCGATCCCAAGTACGGAATGTTCAAGGAGTTCGAGGAGTCGCGTCTACTTTGGTTTGCAGATCTCACCTTCGAGACGGAGAACATGTACTTCCTAATTGGCGTACTCTGCGGCCTGGCCATCTACAACTTTACGATCATAAACTTGCCATTTCCGCTGGCTCTGTACAAGAAGTTATTGGGCAAGCCGGTGGATCTCAGCGATCTACGGCAGCTCTCGCCGCCGGAGGCCAACTCCATGCAGTCGCTGCTCGACTACCAGGGAGAGGACTTCAAGGAGGTCTTTGATCTGACCTTTGAGATTTCACGCGACGTGTTTGGCGAGGCAGAGACCAAGTGCCTCAAGCCCGGTGGCAATGAGATAGCCGTGACGCTGGAAAACAG GAAGGAGTTTGTGGATCTGTATGTGGACTTTGTGTTCAACAAGTCCGTCGCTCTGCACTACACTGCATTTCACAAGGGCTTTATGAAGGTGTGCTCTGGTAGGGTTATTCAGATATTCCAGCCGGAGGAGCTGATGGCCGTGGTGGTAGGAAACGAAGACTACGACTGGCAGGCACTGCAGGATAACTGCGAGTACCGGGAGGGCTACACTTCGGGCGATGATACA ATCAAATGGTTCTGGGAGGTCATTCATGATCTGTCGGAGGCGGAGAAGAAGAGTTTTCTTCTCTATTTGACTGGCAGCGATCGTATACCCATCCAGGGGATGAAGGCCCTTAAA CTCACCATTCAACCCACCCCGGACGAACGATTCCTGCCCGTGGCTCACACCTGCTTCAATCTGCTGGACCTGCCGCGATACAAGACCAAGGAGCGCCTCAAGTACAAACTACTCCAGGCCATCCAGCAAACTCAGGGCTTTAGCCTGGTCTGA
- the LOC119554686 gene encoding lipid droplet-associated hydrolase produces the protein MQEAYVNINSIPTHIFTWGRWIEETITEKEIVICITGNPGLPGFYTEFAGTLQKELGDLPVWVIGHAGHDDPPEASIREVPQLSGNEELFNLDGQIRHKIAFIEKYVPSDVKIHLIGHSIGAWMILQLLENERIRNRIQKCYMLFPTVERMMESPNGWVFTKVAMPLYSVFGYIFFSFFTFLPVWLRLMLIQIYFLMFSIPRQFLGTALKYSKPSVAEKVVFLADDEMARVRGIQREIVEQNLDLLKFYYGTTDGWVPVSYYEQLKKDFPKVDAQLDTKKISHAFVLRHSQAMAGIVRDMIQQHRRG, from the exons aTGCAGGAGGCCTACGTCAACATCAACTCCATTCCCACCCACATCTTCACCTGGGGCAGGTGGATCGAGGAGACCATTACCGAGAAGGAGATCGTCATCTGCATAACCGGAAATCCGGGTCTACCAGGTTTCTACACAGAGTTTGCGGGTACTTTGCAGAAGGAGCTGGGCGATCTTCCCGTTTGGGTGATAG GACACGCTGGCCACGATGATCCGCCAGAGGCCAGCATTCGAGAGGTCCCCCAGCTCAGCGGCAACGAGGAGCTCTTCAATCTGGACGGACAAATCCGGCATAAGATCGCCTTCATCGAGAAGTACGTGCCGAGTGATGTGAAAATCCACTTAATTGGCCACTCCATCGGTGCCTGGATGATCCTGCAGCTGCTGGAGAACGAACGGATACGGAATCGCATCCAAAAATGCTACATGCTCTTTCCCACCGTCGAGCGGATGATGGAGTCGCCGAACGGCTGGGTCTTCACCAAGGTGGCCATGCCCCTGTACTCGGTGTTCGGTTACATCTTCTTCAGCTTCTTCACCTTTCTGCCCGTGTGGCTGCGCCTGATGCTGATACAGATCTACTTCCTCATGTTCTCCATTCCACGGCAATTCCTGGGCACCGCCCTGAAGTACTCCAAGCCCTCGGTGGCCGAGAAGGTGGTGTTCCTGGCCGACGACGAGATGGCCCGCGTTCGCGGCATCCAAAGAGAGATTGTGGAACAGAATCTGGACCTTCTGAAGTTCTACTACGGCACCACCGATGGCTGGGTACCCGTCTCCTATTACGAGCAGCTCAAAAAGGACTTCCCCAAGGTGGACGCCCAGCTGGACACCAAGAAGATCTCCCACGCCTTCGTCCTACGGCATTCGCAAGCGATGGCGGGAATTGTAAGGGACATGATCCAGCAGCATCGACGCGGATGA
- the LOC119553698 gene encoding probable E3 ubiquitin-protein ligase HERC4 isoform X1 — protein MAAGRELYCWGSTSHGQLGLGGIEDEQILTPSQIPWSPDSAVMQVACGHRHTLFLTASGKVYACGSNDHSQLGHELPTKRPRMSPFRGQIPDSLLCRLFAVLIPELQDYVVIQIACGSRHSLALSDWGQVLSWGDNDCGQLGHATDQDIVQLPKVVRQLVSKTVVQIACGNNHSLALTSCGELYSWGSNIYGQLGVKSPNELTHCNHPVQLTTLLGIPLAAIACGGNHSFLISKSSAVFGWGRNNCGQLGLNDETNRAYPTQLKTLRTLGVRFVACGDEFSVFLTNEGGVFTCGAGAYGQLGHGFSSNEMLPRMVMELMGSTITQVACGNRHTMALVPSRGRVYAFGLGSSGQLGTRSTKSLMLPQVVIGPWVSPSGSALLQSNDAKVAVVIHQIFSGGDQSIVTTTLFMDKMPPEDFRNYKPKSQILTLTAEVTKQCAHFKQSDQSDMDLLSSIELIFKSQACLNGSFLLDHDRHFGCSARNHGLDLEEAQLAFDNLRVVENESIKQVIWDNITKELVGSLVGSPADVESMRLYLLLPLYHEFVNSKHYKSLQVPFANAIFKLTENPRKVLIKWLAQTPAEYFEHLVQNFLHVVVHIISFKMGLAVVCPSAERRQRLLPYNTELEVILKLMQTLCVINNLREDRLNYQTFYWPDLADYADVQQEYVKWIMADTASEFNICNFSFLFDPSAKTALLQADQALQMHSAMANAATHAFTLFHYGMPVSQFIVLNVTRENLVQDSLRELQRYTQTDLKKPLKIKFQGEEAEDAGGVRKEFFMLLLKDLLDPKYGMFKEFEESRLLWFADLTFETENMYFLIGVLCGLAIYNFTIINLPFPLALYKKLLGKPVDLSDLRQLSPPEANSMQSLLDYQGEDFKEVFDLTFEISRDVFGEAETKCLKPGGNEIAVTLENRKEFVDLYVDFVFNKSVALHYTAFHKGFMKVCSGRVIQIFQPEELMAVVVGNEDYDWQALQDNCEYREGYTSGDDTIKWFWEVIHDLSEAEKKSFLLYLTGSDRIPIQGMKALKLTIQPTPDERFLPVAHTCFNLLDLPRYKTKERLKYKLLQAIQQTQGFSLV, from the exons ATGGCAGCCGGCAGGGAACTCTACTGCTGGGGGAGCACCTCCCACGGACAATTGGGACTCGGCGGGATAGAGGATGAGCAG ATCCTCACGCCCAGCCAGATCCCCTGGTCACCGGACTCGGCCGTAATGCAGGTGGCCTGTGGCCATCGGCACACCCTCTTCCTGACCGCCAGTGGAAAGGTCTACGCCTGCGGGAGCAACGACCACTCCCAATTGGGACACGAACTGCCCACCAAAAGGCCACGTATGTCGCCATTTC GTGGCCAAATCCCGGACTCACTCCTCTGCCGACTCTTTGCAGTGCTCATCCCCGAACTGCAGGACTATGTCGTTATCCAGATCGCCTGCGgcagccgccattcgctggcCCTTTCCGATTGGGGCCAGGTGTTGAGCTGGGGCGACAACGACTGCGGTCAGCTCGGCCACGCCACCGACCAGGACATCGTCCAGCTGCCCAAGGTGGTGCGCCAACTAGTCTCCAAGACGGTGGTGCAGATCGCCTGCGGCAACAATCATAGCCTTGCGCTGACCAGTT GTGGCGAGTTGTATTCCTGGGGCTCCAATATCTACGGCCAGCTAGGCGTGAAGTCGCCCAACGAGCTGACGCACTGCAACCATCCCGTCCAGCTGACCACTCTGCTGGGAATTCCTCTGGCCGCGATTGCCTGTGGCGGCAATCACTCGTTCCTCATCTCCAAGTCCAGTGCGGTGTTCGGCTGGGGCAGAAACAACTGCGGGCAACTGGGACTGAATGACGAGACGAACCGCGCCTATCCCACCCAGCTGAAAACGCTGCGCACCCTGGGCGTTCGGTTTGTGGCCTGCGGCGATGAGTTTTCCGTTTTCCTGACCAACGAGGGAGGAGTGTTCACCTGTGGAGCGGGCGCGTATGGCCAGTTGGGCCATGGCTTCAGCTCGAACGAGATGTTGCCGCGAATGGTAATGGAGCTAATGGGCAGCACCATCACTCAGGTGGCCTGTGGCAATCGGCACACCATGGCACTGGTTCCATCGCGTGGCAGAGTCTATGCCTTTGGCTTAGGAAGCTCCGGGCAGCTGGGTACAAGGAGTACCAAGAGCCTGATGCTGCCACAGGTGGTCATCGGTCCCTGGGTGTCGCCTAGTGGTTCGGCCCTGCTGCAGTCCAACGATGCAAAGGTCGCCGTGGTCATCCATCAGATTTTCTCAGGCGGGGACCAGTCAATTGTGACCACAACTCTTTTTATGGACAAGATGCCGCCAGAGGATTTCAGAAACTACAA ACCCAAATCGCAGATCCTGACCCTGACGGCAGAGGTCACAAAGCAATGCGCCCATTTTAAGCAGAGTGATCAGAGCGATATGGATCTGCTGAGCTCCATTGAGCTGATCTTCAAGAGTCAGGCGTGTTTGAATGGTTCTTTCCTCTTGGATCACGACAGACACTTTGGCTGCTCTGCTCGGAACCATGGATTGGATCTCGAGGAGGCTCAACTGGCATTTGACAATCTGCGCGTGGTGGAGAATGAAAGCATTAAGCAGGTG ATCTGGGACAATATAACTAAGGAGCTAGTTGGTTCGCTGGTTGGCTCGCCGGCAGATGTGGAGAGCATGCGTTTATATCTCCTGCTACCTCTCTATCATGAGTTCGTGAACTCCAAGCACTACAAGTCACTGCAGGTTCCGTTCGCCAATGCCATATTCAAGCTAACGGAGAATCCGCGCAAGGTGCTGATCAAGTGGCTGGCCCAAACGCCGGCCGAGTACTTTGAGCATCTTGTCCAGAATTTCTTGCACGTGGTTGTGCACATAATTAGCTTCAAAATGGGCTTGGCTGTCGTCTGTCCCAGCGCCGAAAGGCGTCAGAGG CTGCTGCCATACAACACCGAGCTGGAGGTGATCCTGAAACTGATGCAGACGCTCTGCGTGATTAACAACCTGCGCGAAGACCGCCTCAACTACCAAACCTTCTACTGGCCTGATCTGGCTGACTACGCGGACGTGCAGCAGGAGTACGTCAAGTGGATCATGGCCGACACTGCCAGCGAATTCAACATTTGCAACTTTTCATTCCTCTTCGATCCGTCTGCCAAGACGGCGCTGCTCCAGGCGGATCAGGCGCTGCAGATGCACTCTGCCATGGCCAATGCGGCCACTCAT GCTTTCACTTTGTTCCACTACGGCATGCCCGTTTCCCAGTTCATTGTGCTGAACGTGACGCGAGAGAACCTGGTGCAGGATTCCCTTCGGGAGTTGCAGCGCTACACGCAGACTGATCTCAAGAAGCCGCTGAAAATCAAGTTCCAGGGCGAGGAGGCAGAGGACGCCGGCGGCGTTCGCAAGGAGTTCTTTATGCTGCTGCTGAAGGATCTCCTCGATCCCAAGTACGGAATGTTCAAGGAGTTCGAGGAGTCGCGTCTACTTTGGTTTGCAGATCTCACCTTCGAGACGGAGAACATGTACTTCCTAATTGGCGTACTCTGCGGCCTGGCCATCTACAACTTTACGATCATAAACTTGCCATTTCCGCTGGCTCTGTACAAGAAGTTATTGGGCAAGCCGGTGGATCTCAGCGATCTACGGCAGCTCTCGCCGCCGGAGGCCAACTCCATGCAGTCGCTGCTCGACTACCAGGGAGAGGACTTCAAGGAGGTCTTTGATCTGACCTTTGAGATTTCACGCGACGTGTTTGGCGAGGCAGAGACCAAGTGCCTCAAGCCCGGTGGCAATGAGATAGCCGTGACGCTGGAAAACAG GAAGGAGTTTGTGGATCTGTATGTGGACTTTGTGTTCAACAAGTCCGTCGCTCTGCACTACACTGCATTTCACAAGGGCTTTATGAAGGTGTGCTCTGGTAGGGTTATTCAGATATTCCAGCCGGAGGAGCTGATGGCCGTGGTGGTAGGAAACGAAGACTACGACTGGCAGGCACTGCAGGATAACTGCGAGTACCGGGAGGGCTACACTTCGGGCGATGATACA ATCAAATGGTTCTGGGAGGTCATTCATGATCTGTCGGAGGCGGAGAAGAAGAGTTTTCTTCTCTATTTGACTGGCAGCGATCGTATACCCATCCAGGGGATGAAGGCCCTTAAA CTCACCATTCAACCCACCCCGGACGAACGATTCCTGCCCGTGGCTCACACCTGCTTCAATCTGCTGGACCTGCCGCGATACAAGACCAAGGAGCGCCTCAAGTACAAACTACTCCAGGCCATCCAGCAAACTCAGGGCTTTAGCCTGGTCTGA